A genomic segment from Phragmites australis chromosome 6, lpPhrAust1.1, whole genome shotgun sequence encodes:
- the LOC133921882 gene encoding photosystem II 5 kDa protein, chloroplastic-like, which produces MASLTMMACFAAVAAAAPSRRGSLAVARAAKVERCQEPARLAAEEAEARPADGRRAVMLAAAAAAVAAIGGAGAASAEPKKGTPEAKKKYASICVTMPTAKICHN; this is translated from the coding sequence ATGGCGTCGCTCACCATGATGGCGTGCTTCGCCGCCGTGGCGGCGGCCGCCCCCTCgcgccgcggcagcctcgcGGTCGCCAGGGCCGCCAAGGTTGAGCGCTGCCAGGAGCCTGCCAGGCTGGCGGCCGAGGAGGCGGAGGCCCGGCCGGCCGATGGGCGCCGCGCCGTGATgctcgcggccgcggccgcggccgtggCAGCCATCGGCGGGGCCGGGGCTGCGTCGGCGGAGCCCAAGAAGGGGACCCCAGAGGCCAAGAAGAAGTACGCGTCCATCTGCGTCACCATGCCCACCGCCAAGATCTGCCACAACTGA